In a single window of the Desulfovibrio mangrovi genome:
- a CDS encoding PspA/IM30 family protein, with protein sequence MSIFQRIFKFAQAESHAVLDKIEDPIKLTEQGIRDLKNDLQAAMSSLADVKSMAINTRKQAEAAKSRAAEYEKKAMLLLQKAQFEDMNMAEAERLATMALEEKGRQDEEFTRLNAEAEQHEKMSAQLQSNVNKIKSTITKYENELRTLKARAKTAQATRKVNEQIAKVDTSGTVAMLERMKEKVAADESLAAAYADLAADNNSLENEIDAALGSTAKTDAQDKLAALKAKMGM encoded by the coding sequence ATGTCTATTTTCCAGAGAATATTCAAGTTTGCTCAGGCCGAAAGCCACGCCGTGCTCGACAAGATCGAAGACCCCATCAAGCTCACCGAGCAGGGCATCCGCGATCTCAAGAACGACCTGCAGGCGGCCATGTCCAGCCTTGCCGACGTGAAGAGCATGGCCATTAATACCCGCAAGCAGGCCGAAGCAGCCAAGAGCCGCGCCGCTGAATACGAAAAGAAGGCCATGCTGCTGCTCCAGAAGGCCCAGTTCGAAGACATGAACATGGCCGAAGCCGAACGCCTTGCCACCATGGCACTGGAAGAAAAGGGCCGTCAGGACGAGGAGTTCACCCGCCTGAACGCCGAGGCCGAGCAGCATGAAAAGATGTCTGCCCAGCTGCAGAGCAACGTGAACAAGATCAAGTCCACCATCACCAAGTACGAAAATGAGCTGCGCACCCTCAAGGCCCGCGCCAAGACTGCGCAGGCCACCCGCAAGGTGAACGAGCAGATCGCCAAGGTAGACACCTCGGGCACTGTCGCCATGCTGGAGCGCATGAAGGAAAAGGTGGCTGCGGACGAGTCGCTGGCCGCCGCCTATGCCGACCTTGCAGCCGACAACAACAGCCTTGAGAACGAAATCGACGCCGCCCTCGGCAGCACGGCCAAGACCGACGCGCAGGACAAGCTTGCCGCGCTCAAGGCCAAGATGGGCATGTAG
- a CDS encoding DUF1566 domain-containing protein, whose product MVFLMMRRNCLWKALWLAACLVQACVLAAMAGTSVSYPVVETGQQICYDDKRVIPCPAAGRLYRGQDAQYAGHAAAYRDNKDGTVSDLVTGLMWVKARGDKMYWNDAMNGARDCRTGGHSDWRAPTIKELYSLIDFRGRAMPSGTASIPFVDTRYFDFAYGNVSTGERTIDCQDWSATEYTGTVMGGEEAVFGVNFADGRIKGYPKGRGENNPRNKRYIRYVRGNPDYGKNDFKADGASTVTDRATGLMWQRRDSGEEYDWPHALAYCENLSLAGYDDWRLPDAKELQSIVDYSRSPESWGGPALSPLLETTVTESYFWTSTTHLDGPHAMSGAGTDAVYVAFGRAVGYFRNRNMPGKSWMDVHGAGAQRSDPKTGSPKQYPTGFGPQGDDRRIYNFVRCVRGGAAVSVQGGGKDADKMDLPPWSGMWKGRDAAASPDAYSGGSGGALRPEGRSNGARRMPEQGGTVGDEGSVRQHSFGRTSPPSEIHPGSPYAPGHGGALQGGHPAPPRRAVTACSGHSEHDVCSLSTPHGMVEGLCRWLQGELACVPEGEPEGGSSGRMQ is encoded by the coding sequence ATGGTGTTTTTAATGATGCGAAGGAATTGTCTGTGGAAAGCGCTGTGGCTGGCAGCGTGTTTAGTGCAGGCCTGTGTCTTGGCCGCCATGGCGGGAACGTCGGTCAGCTATCCTGTCGTGGAGACGGGACAGCAGATTTGCTATGACGATAAGCGCGTCATCCCCTGCCCTGCGGCGGGCAGGCTTTATCGCGGGCAGGATGCCCAGTATGCGGGCCATGCTGCAGCCTACCGGGATAACAAGGACGGCACAGTCTCCGACCTTGTCACGGGGCTCATGTGGGTGAAGGCCCGTGGCGACAAGATGTATTGGAACGATGCCATGAATGGGGCCCGTGATTGCCGCACGGGTGGGCATTCGGATTGGCGGGCTCCCACCATCAAGGAACTCTATTCCCTCATCGACTTCCGCGGCAGGGCCATGCCTTCCGGTACGGCTTCCATTCCCTTTGTGGACACCCGTTACTTCGATTTTGCCTACGGTAATGTTTCCACCGGTGAGCGCACCATTGATTGTCAGGACTGGTCGGCGACCGAATACACTGGAACCGTCATGGGAGGTGAGGAGGCCGTTTTCGGCGTTAACTTCGCGGACGGTCGCATCAAGGGCTACCCCAAGGGCAGGGGGGAGAACAATCCCCGCAACAAACGCTATATCCGCTACGTGCGCGGTAATCCTGATTACGGCAAGAACGACTTCAAGGCGGACGGGGCATCGACCGTCACGGACAGAGCCACGGGACTCATGTGGCAGCGCAGGGACAGCGGCGAGGAATATGATTGGCCGCATGCATTGGCGTATTGCGAGAACCTGTCGCTGGCGGGGTATGACGATTGGCGGCTGCCCGACGCCAAGGAACTGCAGAGCATCGTTGACTATTCGCGCAGCCCTGAGTCATGGGGCGGTCCTGCCTTGTCACCCCTGCTTGAAACCACCGTCACCGAATCCTACTTCTGGACCTCCACAACCCATCTTGATGGGCCGCATGCGATGTCGGGCGCAGGGACAGATGCTGTATACGTGGCTTTCGGCAGGGCAGTGGGCTATTTCCGCAACAGGAATATGCCGGGCAAGTCCTGGATGGACGTACATGGGGCAGGCGCGCAGCGCAGCGATCCCAAGACAGGCAGTCCGAAGCAGTACCCCACGGGCTTCGGCCCGCAGGGAGACGACAGGCGTATCTACAACTTTGTCCGCTGCGTGCGTGGCGGGGCTGCCGTGTCGGTTCAGGGCGGTGGCAAGGACGCGGACAAGATGGATTTGCCGCCATGGAGCGGCATGTGGAAGGGGCGGGATGCCGCCGCATCGCCAGATGCTTATTCCGGTGGCTCAGGTGGCGCGCTCCGGCCTGAAGGTCGTTCGAATGGGGCGCGGCGTATGCCCGAGCAGGGCGGCACTGTCGGCGATGAAGGAAGCGTAAGACAGCATTCCTTCGGGCGTACCTCGCCTCCGTCAGAAATACATCCCGGATCTCCGTACGCTCCGGGGCATGGAGGGGCTTTGCAGGGCGGTCATCCAGCTCCGCCGCGGCGGGCAGTTACGGCATGCTCAGGACACTCCGAGCATGATGTCTGCTCCCTTTCCACTCCGCATGGCATGGTGGAGGGGCTGTGCCGTTGGCTGCAAGGCGAGCTGGCCTGCGTGCCGGAAGGGGAGCCGGAAGGCGGTTCATCAGGCCGAATGCAGTGA
- a CDS encoding ATP-binding protein — protein sequence MSLRRLIHWIKPRTIRSHLIHMVLVLLLLQIAVSWLVITGPVTDMLKNEIGESALHAAKTIAQMPTVRRALLARDPHGTIQELAESIRISIGASYVVVGDRNGIRYSHPVRERIGQLFVGGDTGPALIEGKSYISEAVGSLGPSLRGMTPIFDYNDDIIGFVAVGYLSTKVQDAIPPHLNKPFTLIAAMAAVGILSALFIAQHLKNITLGLEPTEITNLYLERGAILEAIREGVVAVDPEGKIRLANKAAVLYAGLDPEAVRKDRNIDTVLPGAGLKRALASGEAEHDQERRINDKDMIFNIVPVFRQGTLHGVVASFRPKDELDRLATELSRVQEYSELLRVQTHEYSNKLHTIAGLIQIEAYSEALELVTRESHGYDDVIRFLNEAVPHPVIAAILLGKFNRAQELKLDFAIDRQSTLADVPAHIDQVKIVTILGNLLDNAFEAVLDRELHRRRVELSFTDLGNDIVFEIEDSGPGIPVERTQAVFEKGVSSKGKDRRGVGLYLVRQQLDELGGDVLISDSNLGGALFTVTVPKRPPGRNPEGTSDNSGEKDE from the coding sequence TTGTCACTGCGCCGCCTGATACACTGGATCAAACCCCGCACCATCCGTTCGCACCTCATCCACATGGTGCTCGTGCTGCTGTTGCTGCAGATTGCCGTAAGCTGGCTGGTCATCACCGGACCGGTTACGGACATGCTCAAGAACGAAATCGGTGAAAGCGCGCTGCATGCGGCCAAGACCATCGCCCAGATGCCCACAGTGCGCAGGGCGCTGTTGGCCCGCGACCCCCACGGCACCATTCAGGAACTCGCCGAATCCATTCGCATCAGTATCGGTGCATCCTATGTCGTGGTGGGGGACCGCAATGGCATACGCTATTCACACCCGGTCAGAGAGCGCATAGGCCAACTCTTCGTTGGCGGTGACACGGGCCCCGCTCTCATTGAAGGAAAATCCTACATATCGGAGGCCGTCGGCTCGCTCGGGCCATCGCTGCGCGGCATGACGCCCATCTTCGACTACAATGACGACATCATCGGCTTTGTCGCCGTTGGATACCTTTCGACCAAGGTTCAGGACGCCATTCCTCCCCATCTCAACAAACCGTTCACACTCATAGCCGCCATGGCGGCCGTTGGCATTCTGAGCGCCCTTTTCATCGCCCAGCATCTCAAGAACATCACACTGGGGCTTGAACCGACGGAAATCACCAACCTGTACCTTGAACGCGGTGCCATTCTGGAAGCCATCAGAGAAGGCGTTGTGGCCGTGGACCCGGAAGGCAAGATACGGCTGGCGAACAAGGCCGCAGTTCTGTATGCGGGGCTTGATCCGGAAGCCGTGCGCAAGGACCGCAACATTGACACCGTGCTTCCCGGTGCCGGCCTGAAGCGAGCCCTCGCCTCGGGTGAGGCGGAGCACGATCAGGAACGCCGCATCAACGACAAGGACATGATATTCAACATCGTGCCCGTCTTCCGGCAGGGCACCCTGCACGGCGTGGTGGCCAGCTTCCGTCCCAAGGATGAGCTGGACCGTCTTGCCACCGAGCTTTCCAGAGTGCAGGAGTATTCCGAACTCCTGCGCGTGCAGACGCACGAATATTCCAACAAGCTGCACACCATTGCAGGACTCATTCAGATTGAGGCCTACAGCGAGGCACTGGAACTGGTCACCCGCGAATCCCATGGTTACGACGATGTCATCCGGTTCCTCAACGAAGCGGTGCCCCATCCGGTCATTGCCGCCATTCTGCTGGGCAAGTTCAACCGCGCACAGGAACTCAAGCTGGATTTTGCCATAGACAGACAAAGTACACTGGCTGACGTGCCTGCACACATTGATCAAGTGAAGATCGTGACCATTCTGGGCAACCTGCTGGACAACGCCTTTGAGGCCGTGCTGGACCGCGAACTGCACAGACGGCGGGTTGAACTCTCCTTCACCGACCTTGGCAACGACATTGTCTTCGAGATAGAAGACTCCGGCCCCGGCATTCCCGTGGAGCGGACACAGGCCGTGTTTGAAAAAGGGGTGTCCTCCAAGGGCAAGGACCGCAGGGGGGTAGGGCTCTACCTTGTGCGGCAGCAACTTGACGAACTGGGTGGTGACGTGCTGATTTCCGACAGCAACCTGGGGGGCGCACTGTTCACCGTAACGGTACCCAAGAGACCTCCCGGCCGGAATCCGGAGGGAACCAGCGACAACAGCGGAGAGAAGGATGAGTAA
- a CDS encoding transporter substrate-binding domain-containing protein, which translates to MEHLLRVRGDYNYPPYEFLEGGVPAGFNVDVMRAVARVKNLNIRIDLGPWSEVRGQIERGEIDILTGMYYSPERDKLVDFSTPHIIVNHAIFVRDDSDINSLDDLEGKSVIVQNGDIMHDFARRTLKKTALVPVESQEDGLALLASGKHDAALLSSLQALYIMQGGKYENVIFVGPPLEPRRYCFVVKEGDEALQAALDEGLLLIKSSGEYAKIHDKWFGVYERRSFKQKLLRIFLFFFVPLLLLLAFFLLWTWSLRKAVRERTEALLESREHFKTLVESCPLGMALVSASGKVLYLNSEFSRMAGYTIEDIPDVEAWWQLAYPDKIYRNRVKGAWKSMLTDNSNDLLQAGNNREWLVTTKSGVVRDVEFRYRRLGADMLVIMADVTERNRTADLLVQSEKLLSVGGLAAGMAHEINNPLGGILQGIQNIFRRVSPDMAANREAAEKAGCSIECIREYFRLRKVDYMLEGIQECGQRAAAIVANMLNFSRKSESHFALNSMPVLVERAISLASAEYDPKRKYDFKSIALVRDFAPDLSPLECSETEIVQVLFNLIHNAAQAIASQTGREQPGRITITIREEEGYIFVDVADNGPGMDTETKRRIFEPFFTTKAPGEGTGLGLSVVFMIVTRNHNGEIRVESAPGGGTIFHVRLPLKHETMDECGPAGTLMEG; encoded by the coding sequence ATGGAGCATCTCCTGCGTGTTCGGGGAGACTATAATTATCCTCCATACGAATTTCTGGAAGGCGGCGTTCCCGCCGGTTTCAATGTGGATGTCATGCGCGCCGTCGCGCGGGTGAAGAACCTGAACATCCGGATTGACCTTGGCCCGTGGAGCGAAGTGCGGGGACAGATAGAGCGTGGAGAGATAGATATTCTGACCGGCATGTACTACTCCCCGGAGCGGGACAAGCTGGTGGATTTCAGTACCCCGCATATCATAGTGAACCATGCCATTTTCGTTCGTGATGATTCGGACATCAACTCCCTGGATGACCTCGAAGGCAAGTCTGTCATCGTGCAGAACGGGGACATCATGCACGATTTCGCACGGCGAACCCTGAAGAAAACTGCTCTGGTGCCTGTTGAATCGCAGGAAGACGGGCTTGCGCTTCTGGCAAGCGGCAAACATGATGCTGCACTGCTTTCAAGCCTGCAGGCTCTCTACATCATGCAGGGTGGCAAATACGAGAATGTGATATTCGTGGGGCCTCCCCTGGAGCCAAGACGATACTGTTTTGTGGTGAAGGAGGGGGATGAGGCTCTGCAAGCCGCCCTTGACGAGGGACTGCTGCTGATCAAGAGCTCCGGTGAGTACGCGAAAATCCATGACAAGTGGTTCGGAGTGTATGAGCGGCGCAGCTTCAAGCAGAAGCTTTTGCGTATTTTTCTGTTTTTCTTTGTTCCGCTGTTGCTGTTGCTGGCCTTTTTCCTGCTTTGGACATGGAGCCTGCGCAAGGCCGTGAGGGAGCGTACCGAGGCGCTTTTGGAGAGCAGGGAGCATTTCAAGACATTGGTGGAAAGTTGTCCGCTGGGAATGGCCCTTGTTTCTGCTTCCGGCAAGGTGCTGTACCTCAATTCCGAATTCAGCCGGATGGCGGGGTATACAATTGAAGATATTCCCGATGTGGAAGCATGGTGGCAACTGGCTTATCCGGACAAGATCTATCGGAACAGGGTGAAAGGCGCATGGAAAAGCATGCTCACCGACAACAGCAACGACCTGCTGCAGGCGGGCAACAACCGGGAATGGCTGGTGACCACCAAAAGCGGGGTTGTTCGTGATGTCGAGTTCCGTTACCGACGGCTCGGAGCCGATATGCTGGTCATCATGGCCGATGTGACTGAACGCAACCGTACCGCCGATCTGCTTGTCCAGTCGGAAAAGCTGCTGTCCGTGGGCGGGCTTGCCGCAGGCATGGCGCATGAGATCAATAATCCCCTCGGAGGGATTCTTCAGGGCATACAGAACATTTTCCGGCGTGTCTCACCGGATATGGCGGCCAACAGGGAAGCGGCGGAGAAGGCCGGATGCAGCATTGAGTGCATCCGTGAATATTTCCGGCTACGCAAAGTGGACTATATGCTGGAAGGCATTCAGGAATGCGGGCAGCGGGCAGCGGCCATTGTGGCCAACATGCTCAACTTCAGCCGCAAGAGCGAATCTCATTTTGCCCTCAACTCCATGCCCGTTCTGGTGGAGCGGGCAATAAGTCTGGCCAGCGCCGAATACGATCCCAAACGGAAATATGACTTCAAGAGCATTGCACTGGTCAGGGACTTTGCGCCGGATCTTTCCCCGCTGGAGTGTTCCGAGACGGAAATCGTGCAGGTGCTTTTCAATCTCATCCACAATGCCGCTCAGGCCATTGCCTCTCAGACAGGGCGCGAGCAGCCGGGCAGAATAACGATTACGATCAGGGAGGAAGAGGGATATATATTCGTGGATGTGGCCGATAACGGTCCTGGTATGGATACCGAGACAAAAAGACGCATTTTCGAGCCCTTTTTCACGACCAAGGCTCCCGGAGAGGGCACCGGCCTTGGGCTTTCCGTGGTGTTCATGATCGTCACCCGCAACCACAACGGGGAGATCAGGGTGGAGTCTGCCCCGGGCGGCGGCACGATCTTTCATGTCCGCCTTCCACTTAAGCATGAAACCATGGATGAATGCGGTCCGGCAGGGACATTGATGGAAGGTTAG
- a CDS encoding substrate-binding periplasmic protein, which translates to MSAARAGFVVFAGDLPPYHFEDANKRIVGISVEVLTEMMRRCDMAFHPELVRNPPWARALKETELIPDHLLIGVVRTADREPLFKWIGPLSTIRMGLIAKKSRHIRIRDKDEIRNYSIGAINNSAPASLLQAEGFPKEKLTLLTDNNQQFRMLQAERVDLITHVDTVAPYFMRELGYALEEYEMIHVIREVPLYFAVNKATDDAVVARLQHALDEMKKKPAKGQSSYDAIVQSYLGEEALHVVLP; encoded by the coding sequence GTGTCTGCAGCCCGTGCCGGGTTTGTCGTATTTGCTGGTGATTTGCCGCCCTACCACTTTGAGGATGCGAATAAACGCATTGTGGGCATCTCGGTGGAGGTACTGACCGAGATGATGCGCCGTTGCGATATGGCGTTTCACCCCGAGCTTGTCCGGAATCCTCCCTGGGCGCGGGCACTGAAGGAAACGGAATTGATCCCCGATCATCTGCTCATCGGGGTCGTCAGGACAGCGGACAGGGAGCCGCTTTTCAAATGGATAGGTCCCCTCAGCACCATAAGGATGGGACTCATTGCAAAGAAGTCCCGCCACATCCGTATTCGTGACAAGGATGAAATCCGTAACTATTCCATTGGAGCCATCAATAATAGTGCCCCCGCCTCCTTGCTGCAGGCAGAGGGCTTCCCCAAGGAGAAGCTCACGCTTCTTACCGACAACAATCAGCAATTCCGCATGTTGCAGGCAGAGCGGGTGGACCTGATTACCCATGTGGACACTGTGGCTCCCTACTTCATGCGGGAACTTGGGTATGCCTTGGAAGAGTACGAGATGATCCATGTGATACGGGAAGTACCTTTGTATTTTGCCGTGAACAAGGCGACCGATGATGCCGTGGTGGCGCGTCTGCAACATGCGCTGGATGAGATGAAGAAAAAGCCTGCCAAGGGGCAGAGCTCATATGATGCGATTGTGCAGAGCTATCTGGGGGAAGAGGCATTGCATGTGGTGCTTCCCTGA
- a CDS encoding DctP family TRAP transporter solute-binding subunit produces the protein MIRFAKVLAVALLVVSFAVPAFAGKVVLKLGHIAEPVHPYGQGADHFAKLVAEKSGGEMEVRVFPSSQLGGQKDLIEGLIYGTVDMALVGTAVLGQFQPQISIFDLPFLFKDRAHAYKSLDTVGMELGGALESKGIKLLGYMENGIRHMTNNVHPIKTPEDMKGLKIRVMTNKIYVETMKSLGASPTPMAFGELYSAMQQGTVDGQENPSAHIFTKRFFEVQKYASLTAHAYSPEPMVISMVAWARLTPAQQDILKSAAAESIAWQRELSANEDAAYWDKIKETGQIEVIDVDRDKFAEATRSVYKEFADVVGQDNIDKIEALKN, from the coding sequence ATGATTCGATTCGCCAAAGTACTTGCCGTTGCCCTGCTCGTTGTCAGCTTTGCCGTTCCCGCCTTTGCGGGTAAGGTAGTGCTCAAACTCGGCCATATCGCCGAACCCGTGCATCCCTATGGTCAGGGCGCTGACCACTTCGCCAAACTCGTTGCCGAAAAATCCGGCGGAGAAATGGAAGTGCGCGTATTCCCCAGCTCCCAGCTGGGCGGCCAGAAGGACCTGATCGAAGGTCTTATCTACGGCACCGTTGACATGGCTCTGGTGGGCACCGCAGTGCTCGGCCAGTTCCAGCCCCAGATTTCCATCTTCGACCTTCCCTTCCTGTTCAAGGACCGTGCACATGCCTACAAGTCCCTCGACACCGTAGGTATGGAACTGGGCGGCGCTCTTGAGTCCAAGGGCATCAAGCTGCTCGGCTACATGGAAAACGGCATCCGCCACATGACCAACAACGTTCACCCCATCAAGACCCCCGAAGACATGAAGGGCCTGAAGATCCGCGTTATGACCAACAAGATATACGTGGAAACCATGAAGTCCCTCGGTGCTTCCCCCACCCCCATGGCCTTCGGCGAACTGTACTCCGCCATGCAGCAGGGTACCGTTGACGGTCAGGAAAACCCCAGCGCCCACATTTTCACCAAGCGCTTCTTTGAAGTGCAGAAGTACGCCTCCCTCACCGCTCACGCATATTCCCCCGAACCCATGGTTATCTCCATGGTTGCATGGGCACGCCTCACCCCTGCCCAGCAGGACATCCTGAAGTCCGCAGCAGCCGAATCCATCGCTTGGCAGCGTGAACTCTCCGCCAACGAAGATGCTGCTTACTGGGACAAGATCAAGGAAACCGGCCAGATCGAAGTCATCGACGTTGACCGTGACAAGTTCGCCGAAGCCACCCGCTCCGTTTACAAGGAATTCGCGGACGTAGTCGGCCAGGACAACATCGACAAGATCGAAGCCCTCAAGAACTAA
- a CDS encoding TRAP transporter small permease, which yields MEKLLKSLNKVLFWISVSSMAVMLVLIFMQVITRYIFNHTFEWSEELARFLFVWVVFLGSALIMGEGGHLAVQLLPRKFEGTAVGHVMNLFINACSYAFILLLLVQGSKMTSVMTFQTAPGLGISMSWVYAIIPVSACLMMLYLIRDTITIFKKIRGAGNSQEADALTVSEPASKNDK from the coding sequence ATGGAAAAATTGCTCAAGTCTTTGAACAAGGTGTTGTTCTGGATATCCGTCTCATCCATGGCGGTCATGCTGGTACTCATCTTTATGCAGGTCATTACCCGTTACATTTTCAACCACACCTTCGAATGGTCCGAAGAACTGGCCCGATTCCTCTTTGTATGGGTCGTATTCCTCGGCTCCGCCCTCATCATGGGCGAAGGTGGCCACCTTGCCGTGCAGTTGCTGCCCCGCAAGTTCGAAGGTACCGCTGTAGGCCATGTCATGAACCTGTTCATCAATGCATGCAGTTATGCCTTTATTCTGCTGCTTCTGGTGCAGGGATCTAAAATGACGTCCGTCATGACCTTCCAGACCGCTCCCGGCCTCGGCATTTCCATGAGCTGGGTCTATGCGATCATCCCCGTAAGTGCCTGTCTGATGATGCTCTACCTGATCAGGGACACCATAACGATCTTCAAGAAGATCCGTGGTGCGGGAAATTCGCAGGAAGCCGATGCCCTGACCGTGTCTGAACCCGCAAGCAAGAACGACAAGTAG
- a CDS encoding response regulator yields the protein MSKVRVLIVEDDVRIADLHRRFTMRVEDCEVVGVAHNLDDARLMIETLEPHLVLLDLYFPEGSGTDLLREIRSEGRETDVILITAAREVGPLKEAVRGGVFDYLIKPVSADRFHDCLVKFCNYRKRISCGDSIEQQDVDSMLHPASANAPVAQSADLPKGIDLLTLGKIKAAMENAPTETGLSAEEVGANVGVSRSTARRYLEYMTSAGAIYADQVYGSIGRPERRYFRSTAPAAE from the coding sequence ATGAGTAAAGTACGTGTCCTGATCGTGGAAGACGACGTGCGCATTGCAGACCTGCACCGGCGTTTCACCATGCGCGTGGAGGACTGCGAGGTGGTAGGGGTGGCGCACAATCTCGACGATGCGCGCCTCATGATCGAAACGCTGGAACCCCATCTGGTGCTGCTCGACCTCTATTTTCCGGAAGGCTCCGGAACGGATCTGCTGCGCGAAATCCGCTCGGAAGGACGCGAGACGGATGTCATCCTCATCACGGCAGCCCGCGAGGTCGGCCCACTGAAGGAAGCCGTCCGGGGCGGCGTGTTCGACTACCTCATCAAACCAGTGTCGGCCGACCGCTTTCACGACTGTCTGGTCAAGTTCTGCAACTACCGCAAGCGCATCTCCTGTGGCGACAGCATAGAGCAGCAAGACGTTGACAGCATGCTGCACCCCGCCAGCGCCAATGCCCCTGTAGCCCAATCGGCCGACCTGCCCAAGGGCATAGACCTGCTCACTCTGGGCAAAATCAAGGCCGCCATGGAAAACGCCCCCACGGAAACGGGGCTGAGTGCCGAGGAGGTAGGGGCAAATGTGGGCGTAAGCCGGTCAACCGCAAGGCGTTACCTAGAGTATATGACCTCGGCCGGAGCCATATATGCCGACCAGGTATACGGCTCCATCGGCAGACCCGAACGCCGCTACTTCCGCTCTACGGCCCCCGCAGCCGAGTAA
- a CDS encoding YbjN domain-containing protein — translation MSKFELVKHYLHEMELPILSEDTAEELVVVSDPENGIVNLVIDCEDPILVIEQLIMNVPAQIGDLYKRLLQMNRNLVHGAFVLNDDATLLLFRDTLQLENLDRNELEGSVQALSLAMAEYGPELLGYAQQ, via the coding sequence ATGTCCAAGTTTGAATTGGTGAAACATTACCTGCATGAAATGGAACTGCCCATTCTCTCGGAAGACACCGCCGAAGAGCTGGTCGTTGTTTCCGACCCCGAAAACGGCATTGTGAACCTCGTCATCGACTGCGAAGATCCCATTCTGGTTATTGAGCAGCTCATCATGAACGTTCCCGCTCAGATCGGCGACCTTTACAAGCGCCTGCTGCAGATGAACCGCAACCTCGTGCACGGCGCCTTCGTTCTCAATGACGACGCCACGCTGCTGCTCTTCAGAGACACCCTGCAACTCGAGAATCTCGACCGCAACGAGCTGGAAGGCTCCGTGCAGGCCCTGAGCCTTGCCATGGCGGAATACGGCCCCGAATTGCTCGGTTACGCTCAACAGTAG
- a CDS encoding TRAP transporter large permease gives MEGVLLGSFLLMTFLGVPVAFALGLSVSLILFLFLDMPQVLITQNIYSGVDSFSFMAVPFFMLAGSFMSAGGVTRRLVNFAQAMVGSFTGGLAQAVAVSGMFFAAISGSSAATTAAIGSTMVNEMEQKGYRRELATGIVAAGGTVGIVIPPSITLVVYGVIAGSSIGDLFVGGVVPGLLMGISMCVVSWWIAKKEGIPAEGSFSFAKLIKAFRDSFWALMTPVIIIGGIYGGIFTPTEAAAVAAMYGIFVGMFIYKELKLKDFPKIIFDAVMGTTIIMFIVGAANVFGWMLTNLEIPHHIGAYVVSLTSSPILFLMMMNVLLLVIGTMINASAAVVILTPIFLPVALQLGIDPLFFGVLMVVNLAIGCITPPVGLDLFVASAICKVPLERVMRASLPYLYALLAVLVLLTMCPTLITFLPGLMQ, from the coding sequence ATGGAAGGCGTATTGCTCGGCTCTTTTCTGCTGATGACCTTTCTGGGCGTGCCCGTAGCCTTTGCGCTGGGCCTGTCCGTATCATTAATCCTTTTTCTGTTCCTGGACATGCCGCAGGTATTGATCACCCAGAATATCTATTCCGGTGTTGATTCTTTCTCCTTCATGGCTGTTCCCTTCTTCATGCTGGCAGGCTCGTTCATGTCCGCCGGTGGCGTGACAAGACGTCTGGTCAACTTTGCGCAGGCCATGGTGGGCTCATTCACCGGTGGACTTGCGCAGGCTGTTGCCGTTTCCGGCATGTTCTTCGCTGCCATTTCCGGCTCTTCCGCCGCCACCACTGCGGCCATCGGTTCCACCATGGTTAACGAAATGGAGCAGAAGGGCTACCGGCGCGAACTGGCCACCGGCATCGTTGCCGCTGGCGGTACCGTGGGCATTGTTATTCCTCCCTCCATCACGCTGGTGGTATACGGCGTCATCGCGGGCAGTTCCATCGGCGACCTGTTCGTGGGCGGCGTTGTCCCCGGCCTCCTCATGGGAATAAGCATGTGCGTGGTAAGCTGGTGGATCGCCAAGAAGGAAGGCATTCCCGCAGAAGGCTCCTTCTCCTTCGCCAAGCTCATCAAGGCATTCCGCGATTCGTTCTGGGCGCTGATGACACCCGTCATCATCATCGGCGGCATCTACGGCGGCATATTCACCCCCACCGAAGCAGCCGCCGTTGCAGCCATGTACGGCATCTTCGTGGGTATGTTCATCTACAAGGAACTCAAGCTCAAGGACTTCCCCAAGATCATCTTCGATGCCGTCATGGGCACCACGATCATCATGTTCATCGTGGGTGCAGCCAACGTATTCGGCTGGATGCTCACCAACCTTGAAATACCCCATCACATCGGTGCGTACGTGGTGTCTCTCACCTCATCGCCCATCCTGTTCCTCATGATGATGAACGTGCTGCTGCTTGTCATCGGCACCATGATCAACGCATCCGCTGCGGTGGTCATTCTCACCCCCATCTTCCTGCCCGTTGCCCTTCAGCTGGGTATCGACCCGCTGTTCTTCGGCGTGCTGATGGTGGTGAACCTTGCCATCGGGTGCATCACTCCCCCTGTGGGACTGGACCTCTTCGTGGCCAGCGCCATCTGCAAGGTGCCGCTGGAACGGGTCATGCGAGCATCTCTGCCTTACCTGTATGCATTGCTCGCGGTGCTGGTCCTCCTGACCATGTGCCCCACACTCATCACCTTCCTGCCCGGCCTGATGCAATAG